A part of Bombus affinis isolate iyBomAffi1 chromosome 12, iyBomAffi1.2, whole genome shotgun sequence genomic DNA contains:
- the LOC126922392 gene encoding LOW QUALITY PROTEIN: ornithine decarboxylase antizyme 1 (The sequence of the model RefSeq protein was modified relative to this genomic sequence to represent the inferred CDS: deleted 1 base in 1 codon) — translation MSINSGLPLSNCGSTKKGIIMPSLISSNCDMSSKYMDESLEEGSRFQQHYCITLGVGPLWWSDVPHAALSVSTVNTESRGVGIKQSQLSVSSHIVQEDELLKAVRNSESLRLTFTLHLTESTSVEWETVVWRHCLYIRVPSCLLPEGSKEGFVSLLEYAEETLRCTSIIICLRKDRADRAMLVRTFMFLGFTVLPPTHSLVPPGSDAGNLYMLYAIE, via the exons ATGAGTATTAACTCCGGTTTACCATTAAGTAATTGTGGAAGTACTAAAAAAGGCATAATAATGCCAAGTTTAATATCCAGCAATTG TGACATGTCAAGTAAATATATGGACGAAAGTTTAGAAGAAGGCTCTAGATTCCAACAACATTATTGTATAACGTTGGGTGTGGGGCCTCTGTGGTGGTCC GATGTGCCCCATGCCGCATTGTCTGTATCTACAGTCAACACAGAGAGCCGCGGCGTGGGGATCAAGCAGAGTCAGCTCTCTGTGAGCTCCCACATTGTTCAA GAGGATGAATTATTGAAAGCTGTGCGAAATAGCGAATCATTACGCTTGACATTTACTTTACATTTGACGGAAAGCACATCCGTTGAATGGGAAACTGTAGTATGGCGTCATTGTCTTTACATCCGCGTGCCAAGCTGCCTTTTACCCGAAGGTTCGAAAGAAGGTTTCGTGTCTCTCCTGGAATACGCTGAAGAAACATTACGATGTACAAGTATCATCATTTGTCTGCGTAAAGACAGAGCGGATCGAG CAATGCTGGTTCGTACCTTCATGTTTTTGGGCTTCACTGTACTACCGCCGACTCACTCCTTGGTACCACCAGGCAGTGATGCTGGCAATCTCTACATGCTCTATGCCATCGAGTAG